In one Candidatus Nitronereus thalassa genomic region, the following are encoded:
- a CDS encoding DUF1194 domain-containing protein produces the protein MITMTNMKKAAVSFFAISALCLAMTSQAQAVPVDVELSLVWDVSGSISASEYDLQRQGYANAFQSAAVQNAINSGTNQSIAVQVVQFGTNAIVSTGWNLVTSATASNFGTFLSTLGRENTGLSTSIARGIQISAANLLSNNGFEGLKMVMDVSGDGEENVGANPTSVTQQRDLAVASGIIINGLPIVTSSFPNLDDYYTNNVIGGTDAFVQVANGFGDFESAITAKLVNEIGGTTPTPEPSSMILLGSGLIGLVGYRMTKRA, from the coding sequence ATGATCACAATGACCAACATGAAAAAAGCCGCTGTCTCTTTCTTTGCAATCTCTGCCCTGTGCCTCGCCATGACCTCTCAAGCACAGGCCGTGCCTGTGGACGTGGAATTGTCTCTCGTGTGGGATGTCTCTGGAAGCATCAGCGCATCTGAATATGACCTCCAACGACAAGGCTATGCCAATGCCTTCCAAAGCGCGGCCGTCCAAAATGCCATTAACAGTGGAACGAACCAAAGCATTGCAGTTCAAGTCGTTCAATTCGGAACCAACGCGATAGTTTCCACAGGCTGGAATTTGGTCACGAGCGCCACCGCCAGCAATTTTGGAACTTTTCTCAGCACCTTAGGCAGAGAAAACACGGGCCTTTCAACCAGCATCGCTCGTGGCATTCAGATTTCGGCGGCGAACTTGCTTAGCAATAATGGGTTTGAGGGACTGAAAATGGTTATGGATGTGTCAGGCGATGGGGAGGAAAACGTCGGAGCCAATCCAACTTCCGTCACTCAACAACGAGACTTGGCAGTGGCATCGGGCATTATCATCAATGGCTTGCCCATTGTCACATCCTCCTTTCCGAATTTGGATGATTACTACACCAATAATGTCATTGGCGGTACAGATGCCTTCGTGCAAGTGGCCAATGGATTTGGGGATTTCGAATCGGCCATTACTGCCAAACTCGTAAACGAAATTGGCGGGACCACACCAACTCCAGAGCCTTCCTCTATGATTCTCTTGGGATCAGGACTGATCGGGTTGGTTGGCTATCGTATGACCAAACGAGCTTAA